A genomic window from Bombus pyrosoma isolate SC7728 linkage group LG8, ASM1482585v1, whole genome shotgun sequence includes:
- the LOC122569976 gene encoding aryl hydrocarbon receptor nuclear translocator homolog isoform X7, which produces MFTVSTIAHSIPGSDPNKMTQKRCAGMSHVGSDEDDPSGCKYRRLENENVQDKERFASRENHCEIERRRRNKMTAYITELSDMVPTCSALARKPDKLTILRMAVAHMRNLRGTGNTSSDGAYKPSFLTDQELKHLILEAADGFLFVVNCTSGMIIYVSDSVAPVLNYTQNDWYGTSLYSQVHPDDTEKVKEQLSGAEPENGGRVLDLKTGTVKKEGQSSMRLCMGSRRGFICRMKVGNMQTTGDMAAAHGLHHVKQRNSLGPPARDGQNYAVVHCTGYIKSWPPNGDFVPPCVPGMGLADREAVQVGHDGVVADENVSTHCCLVAIGRLQVTSTPNSSDLAGSNSNNEFISRHSAEGKFTFVDQRVGGILGYTPSELLGHPCYEFFHPEDLTHMRESFEQVLKLKGQVVSVMYRFRAKNRDWVWLRTSAFAFLNPYNDDVEYIVCTNTHAKSFHPGSDGQTENEAVPAYGQPGLDYSLQRHPTRDPLYSGHHMMQHPAAVATAGPQQPRPSSTQNVYQGYETTQSPIAYGSPGQQSASSSVLSRIQKPANTSPTPVQQAWAIGRQQPVTEGYQYNQLSPSRSPNGPTYTQLSSGARTPATQYHAVTTVPNNPGMWGWQSQQHQAPQQDGGQSNPQVAGQAQQPHPSQGGPGTQPQELSDMLQMLQDQGGASGFEELNMFNTNFE; this is translated from the exons TAGGGAGAATCATTGCGAAATTGAACGGCGGCGGCGGAACAAGATGACCGCCTATATTACCGAATTGTCCGACATGGTGCCGACGTGTTCAGCCCTCGCCAGGAAACCGGACAAATTGACCATACTCAGGATGGCGGTCGCCCACATGAGAAACCTCAGAG GAACAGGAAACACCAGCTCAGATGGTGCGTACAAGCCTTCGTTTTTAACCGATCAAGAGTTGAAGCACCTAATATTGGAGGCGGCGGATGGCTTCCTCTTCGTCGTGAACTGCACCAGCGGAATGATCATCTACGTATCCGATTCTGTGGCGCCTGTTTTGAATTACACTCAAAACGATTGGTACGGCACCAGCCTCTATTCACAGGTTCATCCAGACGATACAGAAAAAGTGAAGGAACAACTGAGCGGTGCCGAACCGGAAAACGGTGGCAGGGTACTTGACTTGAAAACGGGAACGGTGAAAAAAGAGGGACAAT CATCGATGAGACTGTGCATGGGCTCGAGAAGAGGGTTCATCTGTCGCATGAAGGTTGGGAACATGCAGACGACTGGCGACATGGCTGCCGCCCATGGCCTCCACCACGTGAAGCAGAGGAACTCTCTCGGTCCTCCAGCTCGCGATGGTCAAAATTACGCCGTGGTTCATTGTACAGGGTACATCAAAAGCTGGCCCCCAAACG GTGATTTTGTTCCCCCATGTGTACCAGGTATGGGACTAGCTGACAGAGAGGCTGTTCAAGTCGGACATGATGGGGTGGTCGCAGATGAGAACGTCAGCACTCACTGCTGCCTGGTTGCCATTGGGCGATTACAGGTCACCAGCACACCGAATAGTAGCGATTTAGCGGGTTCGAACAGCAATAACG aatttatttcaCGCCATTCGGCAGAAGGTAAATTTACCTTCGTGGACCAAAGAGTCGGTGGAATTCTAGGGTATACGCCGTCCGAGCTCTTAGGTCATCCGTGCTACGAATTCTTTCATCCAGAAGATTTGACGCATATGCGAGAAAGTTTTGAGCAAG TGTTGAAGCTGAAAGGACAAGTGGTGTCTGTAATGTACAGATTTCGAGCCAAAAATCGTGACTGGGTGTGGTTAAGGACGTCtgcatttgcatttttaaaccCGTACAATGACGACGTTGAATACATTGTCTGCACGAATACACATGCCAA GTCGTTCCATCCTGGCAGTGATGGTCAGACAGAAAATGAAGCTGTACCTGCTTATGGACAACCTGGCCTAGATTATTCCCTGCAGAGACACCCTACAAGGGATCCCCTCTATTCTGGGCATCATATGATGCAGCATCCAGCAGCTGTTGCTACAGCTG GTCCTCAACAACCTAGGCCGTCCAGTACACAAAATGTTTACCAGGGATATGAAACAACACAGTCGCCAATAGCTTATGGTTCACCTGGTCAACAAAGCGCATCTTCTTCTGTTTTAAGTAGAATTCAGAAACCAGCTAACACATCTCCAACCCCTGTGCAACAAGCCTGGGCTATTGGAAGACag CAACCTGTAACGGAAGGATACCAATACAATCAGTTAAGCCCTTCGAGGTCACCGAATGGACCAACATATACTCAGTTAAGTAGCGGTGCTAGGACACCAGCTACACAATATCATGCAGTCACAACTGTACCTAACAATCCCG gTATGTGGGGTTGGCAGAGCCAGCAACATCAAGCACCTCAACAAGATGGCGGACAATCAAATCCTCAGGTGGCCGGACAAGCACAACAGCCTCATCCTTCTCAAGGTGGACCTGGCACACAACCTCAGGAACTGTCAGACATGTTACAAATGCTCCAAGACCAGGGTGGGGCGTCCGGTTTCGAGGAGTTAAATATGTTCAATACTAATTTCGAGTAG
- the LOC122569976 gene encoding aryl hydrocarbon receptor nuclear translocator homolog isoform X5, whose amino-acid sequence MFTVSTIAHSIPVVLGSDPNKMTQKRCAGMSHVGSDEDDPSGCKYRRLENENVQDKERFASRENHCEIERRRRNKMTAYITELSDMVPTCSALARKPDKLTILRMAVAHMRNLRGTGNTSSDGAYKPSFLTDQELKHLILEAADGFLFVVNCTSGMIIYVSDSVAPVLNYTQNDWYGTSLYSQVHPDDTEKVKEQLSGAEPENGGRVLDLKTGTVKKEGQSSMRLCMGSRRGFICRMKVGNMQTTGDMAAAHGLHHVKQRNSLGPPARDGQNYAVVHCTGYIKSWPPNGDFVPPCVPGMGLADREAVQVGHDGVVADENVSTHCCLVAIGRLQVTSTPNSSDLAGSNSNNEFISRHSAEGKFTFVDQRVGGILGYTPSELLGHPCYEFFHPEDLTHMRESFEQVLKLKGQVVSVMYRFRAKNRDWVWLRTSAFAFLNPYNDDVEYIVCTNTHAKSFHPGSDGQTENEAVPAYGQPGLDYSLQRHPTRDPLYSGHHMMQHPAAVATAGPQQPRPSSTQNVYQGYETTQSPIAYGSPGQQSASSSVLSRIQKPANTSPTPVQQAWAIGRQQPVTEGYQYNQLSPSRSPNGPTYTQLSSGARTPATQYHAVTTVPNNPGMWGWQSQQHQAPQQDGGQSNPQVAGQAQQPHPSQGGPGTQPQELSDMLQMLQDQGGASGFEELNMFNTNFE is encoded by the exons TAGGGAGAATCATTGCGAAATTGAACGGCGGCGGCGGAACAAGATGACCGCCTATATTACCGAATTGTCCGACATGGTGCCGACGTGTTCAGCCCTCGCCAGGAAACCGGACAAATTGACCATACTCAGGATGGCGGTCGCCCACATGAGAAACCTCAGAG GAACAGGAAACACCAGCTCAGATGGTGCGTACAAGCCTTCGTTTTTAACCGATCAAGAGTTGAAGCACCTAATATTGGAGGCGGCGGATGGCTTCCTCTTCGTCGTGAACTGCACCAGCGGAATGATCATCTACGTATCCGATTCTGTGGCGCCTGTTTTGAATTACACTCAAAACGATTGGTACGGCACCAGCCTCTATTCACAGGTTCATCCAGACGATACAGAAAAAGTGAAGGAACAACTGAGCGGTGCCGAACCGGAAAACGGTGGCAGGGTACTTGACTTGAAAACGGGAACGGTGAAAAAAGAGGGACAAT CATCGATGAGACTGTGCATGGGCTCGAGAAGAGGGTTCATCTGTCGCATGAAGGTTGGGAACATGCAGACGACTGGCGACATGGCTGCCGCCCATGGCCTCCACCACGTGAAGCAGAGGAACTCTCTCGGTCCTCCAGCTCGCGATGGTCAAAATTACGCCGTGGTTCATTGTACAGGGTACATCAAAAGCTGGCCCCCAAACG GTGATTTTGTTCCCCCATGTGTACCAGGTATGGGACTAGCTGACAGAGAGGCTGTTCAAGTCGGACATGATGGGGTGGTCGCAGATGAGAACGTCAGCACTCACTGCTGCCTGGTTGCCATTGGGCGATTACAGGTCACCAGCACACCGAATAGTAGCGATTTAGCGGGTTCGAACAGCAATAACG aatttatttcaCGCCATTCGGCAGAAGGTAAATTTACCTTCGTGGACCAAAGAGTCGGTGGAATTCTAGGGTATACGCCGTCCGAGCTCTTAGGTCATCCGTGCTACGAATTCTTTCATCCAGAAGATTTGACGCATATGCGAGAAAGTTTTGAGCAAG TGTTGAAGCTGAAAGGACAAGTGGTGTCTGTAATGTACAGATTTCGAGCCAAAAATCGTGACTGGGTGTGGTTAAGGACGTCtgcatttgcatttttaaaccCGTACAATGACGACGTTGAATACATTGTCTGCACGAATACACATGCCAA GTCGTTCCATCCTGGCAGTGATGGTCAGACAGAAAATGAAGCTGTACCTGCTTATGGACAACCTGGCCTAGATTATTCCCTGCAGAGACACCCTACAAGGGATCCCCTCTATTCTGGGCATCATATGATGCAGCATCCAGCAGCTGTTGCTACAGCTG GTCCTCAACAACCTAGGCCGTCCAGTACACAAAATGTTTACCAGGGATATGAAACAACACAGTCGCCAATAGCTTATGGTTCACCTGGTCAACAAAGCGCATCTTCTTCTGTTTTAAGTAGAATTCAGAAACCAGCTAACACATCTCCAACCCCTGTGCAACAAGCCTGGGCTATTGGAAGACag CAACCTGTAACGGAAGGATACCAATACAATCAGTTAAGCCCTTCGAGGTCACCGAATGGACCAACATATACTCAGTTAAGTAGCGGTGCTAGGACACCAGCTACACAATATCATGCAGTCACAACTGTACCTAACAATCCCG gTATGTGGGGTTGGCAGAGCCAGCAACATCAAGCACCTCAACAAGATGGCGGACAATCAAATCCTCAGGTGGCCGGACAAGCACAACAGCCTCATCCTTCTCAAGGTGGACCTGGCACACAACCTCAGGAACTGTCAGACATGTTACAAATGCTCCAAGACCAGGGTGGGGCGTCCGGTTTCGAGGAGTTAAATATGTTCAATACTAATTTCGAGTAG
- the LOC122569976 gene encoding aryl hydrocarbon receptor nuclear translocator homolog isoform X8 has product MTQKRCAGMSHVGSDEDDPSGCKYRRLENENVQDKERFASRENHCEIERRRRNKMTAYITELSDMVPTCSALARKPDKLTILRMAVAHMRNLRGTGNTSSDGAYKPSFLTDQELKHLILEAADGFLFVVNCTSGMIIYVSDSVAPVLNYTQNDWYGTSLYSQVHPDDTEKVKEQLSGAEPENGGRVLDLKTGTVKKEGQSSMRLCMGSRRGFICRMKVGNMQTTGDMAAAHGLHHVKQRNSLGPPARDGQNYAVVHCTGYIKSWPPNGDFVPPCVPGMGLADREAVQVGHDGVVADENVSTHCCLVAIGRLQVTSTPNSSDLAGSNSNNEFISRHSAEGKFTFVDQRVGGILGYTPSELLGHPCYEFFHPEDLTHMRESFEQVLKLKGQVVSVMYRFRAKNRDWVWLRTSAFAFLNPYNDDVEYIVCTNTHAKSFHPGSDGQTENEAVPAYGQPGLDYSLQRHPTRDPLYSGHHMMQHPAAVATAGPQQPRPSSTQNVYQGYETTQSPIAYGSPGQQSASSSVLSRIQKPANTSPTPVQQAWAIGRQQPVTEGYQYNQLSPSRSPNGPTYTQLSSGARTPATQYHAVTTVPNNPGMWGWQSQQHQAPQQDGGQSNPQVAGQAQQPHPSQGGPGTQPQELSDMLQMLQDQGGASGFEELNMFNTNFE; this is encoded by the exons TAGGGAGAATCATTGCGAAATTGAACGGCGGCGGCGGAACAAGATGACCGCCTATATTACCGAATTGTCCGACATGGTGCCGACGTGTTCAGCCCTCGCCAGGAAACCGGACAAATTGACCATACTCAGGATGGCGGTCGCCCACATGAGAAACCTCAGAG GAACAGGAAACACCAGCTCAGATGGTGCGTACAAGCCTTCGTTTTTAACCGATCAAGAGTTGAAGCACCTAATATTGGAGGCGGCGGATGGCTTCCTCTTCGTCGTGAACTGCACCAGCGGAATGATCATCTACGTATCCGATTCTGTGGCGCCTGTTTTGAATTACACTCAAAACGATTGGTACGGCACCAGCCTCTATTCACAGGTTCATCCAGACGATACAGAAAAAGTGAAGGAACAACTGAGCGGTGCCGAACCGGAAAACGGTGGCAGGGTACTTGACTTGAAAACGGGAACGGTGAAAAAAGAGGGACAAT CATCGATGAGACTGTGCATGGGCTCGAGAAGAGGGTTCATCTGTCGCATGAAGGTTGGGAACATGCAGACGACTGGCGACATGGCTGCCGCCCATGGCCTCCACCACGTGAAGCAGAGGAACTCTCTCGGTCCTCCAGCTCGCGATGGTCAAAATTACGCCGTGGTTCATTGTACAGGGTACATCAAAAGCTGGCCCCCAAACG GTGATTTTGTTCCCCCATGTGTACCAGGTATGGGACTAGCTGACAGAGAGGCTGTTCAAGTCGGACATGATGGGGTGGTCGCAGATGAGAACGTCAGCACTCACTGCTGCCTGGTTGCCATTGGGCGATTACAGGTCACCAGCACACCGAATAGTAGCGATTTAGCGGGTTCGAACAGCAATAACG aatttatttcaCGCCATTCGGCAGAAGGTAAATTTACCTTCGTGGACCAAAGAGTCGGTGGAATTCTAGGGTATACGCCGTCCGAGCTCTTAGGTCATCCGTGCTACGAATTCTTTCATCCAGAAGATTTGACGCATATGCGAGAAAGTTTTGAGCAAG TGTTGAAGCTGAAAGGACAAGTGGTGTCTGTAATGTACAGATTTCGAGCCAAAAATCGTGACTGGGTGTGGTTAAGGACGTCtgcatttgcatttttaaaccCGTACAATGACGACGTTGAATACATTGTCTGCACGAATACACATGCCAA GTCGTTCCATCCTGGCAGTGATGGTCAGACAGAAAATGAAGCTGTACCTGCTTATGGACAACCTGGCCTAGATTATTCCCTGCAGAGACACCCTACAAGGGATCCCCTCTATTCTGGGCATCATATGATGCAGCATCCAGCAGCTGTTGCTACAGCTG GTCCTCAACAACCTAGGCCGTCCAGTACACAAAATGTTTACCAGGGATATGAAACAACACAGTCGCCAATAGCTTATGGTTCACCTGGTCAACAAAGCGCATCTTCTTCTGTTTTAAGTAGAATTCAGAAACCAGCTAACACATCTCCAACCCCTGTGCAACAAGCCTGGGCTATTGGAAGACag CAACCTGTAACGGAAGGATACCAATACAATCAGTTAAGCCCTTCGAGGTCACCGAATGGACCAACATATACTCAGTTAAGTAGCGGTGCTAGGACACCAGCTACACAATATCATGCAGTCACAACTGTACCTAACAATCCCG gTATGTGGGGTTGGCAGAGCCAGCAACATCAAGCACCTCAACAAGATGGCGGACAATCAAATCCTCAGGTGGCCGGACAAGCACAACAGCCTCATCCTTCTCAAGGTGGACCTGGCACACAACCTCAGGAACTGTCAGACATGTTACAAATGCTCCAAGACCAGGGTGGGGCGTCCGGTTTCGAGGAGTTAAATATGTTCAATACTAATTTCGAGTAG
- the LOC122569976 gene encoding aryl hydrocarbon receptor nuclear translocator homolog isoform X11: MTQKRCAGMSHVGRENHCEIERRRRNKMTAYITELSDMVPTCSALARKPDKLTILRMAVAHMRNLRGTGNTSSDGAYKPSFLTDQELKHLILEAADGFLFVVNCTSGMIIYVSDSVAPVLNYTQNDWYGTSLYSQVHPDDTEKVKEQLSGAEPENGGRVLDLKTGTVKKEGQSSMRLCMGSRRGFICRMKVGNMQTTGDMAAAHGLHHVKQRNSLGPPARDGQNYAVVHCTGYIKSWPPNGDFVPPCVPGMGLADREAVQVGHDGVVADENVSTHCCLVAIGRLQVTSTPNSSDLAGSNSNNEFISRHSAEGKFTFVDQRVGGILGYTPSELLGHPCYEFFHPEDLTHMRESFEQVLKLKGQVVSVMYRFRAKNRDWVWLRTSAFAFLNPYNDDVEYIVCTNTHAKSFHPGSDGQTENEAVPAYGQPGLDYSLQRHPTRDPLYSGHHMMQHPAAVATAGPQQPRPSSTQNVYQGYETTQSPIAYGSPGQQSASSSVLSRIQKPANTSPTPVQQAWAIGRQQPVTEGYQYNQLSPSRSPNGPTYTQLSSGARTPATQYHAVTTVPNNPGMWGWQSQQHQAPQQDGGQSNPQVAGQAQQPHPSQGGPGTQPQELSDMLQMLQDQGGASGFEELNMFNTNFE, from the exons TAGGGAGAATCATTGCGAAATTGAACGGCGGCGGCGGAACAAGATGACCGCCTATATTACCGAATTGTCCGACATGGTGCCGACGTGTTCAGCCCTCGCCAGGAAACCGGACAAATTGACCATACTCAGGATGGCGGTCGCCCACATGAGAAACCTCAGAG GAACAGGAAACACCAGCTCAGATGGTGCGTACAAGCCTTCGTTTTTAACCGATCAAGAGTTGAAGCACCTAATATTGGAGGCGGCGGATGGCTTCCTCTTCGTCGTGAACTGCACCAGCGGAATGATCATCTACGTATCCGATTCTGTGGCGCCTGTTTTGAATTACACTCAAAACGATTGGTACGGCACCAGCCTCTATTCACAGGTTCATCCAGACGATACAGAAAAAGTGAAGGAACAACTGAGCGGTGCCGAACCGGAAAACGGTGGCAGGGTACTTGACTTGAAAACGGGAACGGTGAAAAAAGAGGGACAAT CATCGATGAGACTGTGCATGGGCTCGAGAAGAGGGTTCATCTGTCGCATGAAGGTTGGGAACATGCAGACGACTGGCGACATGGCTGCCGCCCATGGCCTCCACCACGTGAAGCAGAGGAACTCTCTCGGTCCTCCAGCTCGCGATGGTCAAAATTACGCCGTGGTTCATTGTACAGGGTACATCAAAAGCTGGCCCCCAAACG GTGATTTTGTTCCCCCATGTGTACCAGGTATGGGACTAGCTGACAGAGAGGCTGTTCAAGTCGGACATGATGGGGTGGTCGCAGATGAGAACGTCAGCACTCACTGCTGCCTGGTTGCCATTGGGCGATTACAGGTCACCAGCACACCGAATAGTAGCGATTTAGCGGGTTCGAACAGCAATAACG aatttatttcaCGCCATTCGGCAGAAGGTAAATTTACCTTCGTGGACCAAAGAGTCGGTGGAATTCTAGGGTATACGCCGTCCGAGCTCTTAGGTCATCCGTGCTACGAATTCTTTCATCCAGAAGATTTGACGCATATGCGAGAAAGTTTTGAGCAAG TGTTGAAGCTGAAAGGACAAGTGGTGTCTGTAATGTACAGATTTCGAGCCAAAAATCGTGACTGGGTGTGGTTAAGGACGTCtgcatttgcatttttaaaccCGTACAATGACGACGTTGAATACATTGTCTGCACGAATACACATGCCAA GTCGTTCCATCCTGGCAGTGATGGTCAGACAGAAAATGAAGCTGTACCTGCTTATGGACAACCTGGCCTAGATTATTCCCTGCAGAGACACCCTACAAGGGATCCCCTCTATTCTGGGCATCATATGATGCAGCATCCAGCAGCTGTTGCTACAGCTG GTCCTCAACAACCTAGGCCGTCCAGTACACAAAATGTTTACCAGGGATATGAAACAACACAGTCGCCAATAGCTTATGGTTCACCTGGTCAACAAAGCGCATCTTCTTCTGTTTTAAGTAGAATTCAGAAACCAGCTAACACATCTCCAACCCCTGTGCAACAAGCCTGGGCTATTGGAAGACag CAACCTGTAACGGAAGGATACCAATACAATCAGTTAAGCCCTTCGAGGTCACCGAATGGACCAACATATACTCAGTTAAGTAGCGGTGCTAGGACACCAGCTACACAATATCATGCAGTCACAACTGTACCTAACAATCCCG gTATGTGGGGTTGGCAGAGCCAGCAACATCAAGCACCTCAACAAGATGGCGGACAATCAAATCCTCAGGTGGCCGGACAAGCACAACAGCCTCATCCTTCTCAAGGTGGACCTGGCACACAACCTCAGGAACTGTCAGACATGTTACAAATGCTCCAAGACCAGGGTGGGGCGTCCGGTTTCGAGGAGTTAAATATGTTCAATACTAATTTCGAGTAG
- the LOC122569976 gene encoding aryl hydrocarbon receptor nuclear translocator homolog isoform X6, whose product MFTVSTIAHSIPVVLGSDPNKMTQKRCAGMSHVGSDEDDPSGCKYRRLENENVQDKERFARENHCEIERRRRNKMTAYITELSDMVPTCSALARKPDKLTILRMAVAHMRNLRGTGNTSSDGAYKPSFLTDQELKHLILEAADGFLFVVNCTSGMIIYVSDSVAPVLNYTQNDWYGTSLYSQVHPDDTEKVKEQLSGAEPENGGRVLDLKTGTVKKEGQSSMRLCMGSRRGFICRMKVGNMQTTGDMAAAHGLHHVKQRNSLGPPARDGQNYAVVHCTGYIKSWPPNGDFVPPCVPGMGLADREAVQVGHDGVVADENVSTHCCLVAIGRLQVTSTPNSSDLAGSNSNNEFISRHSAEGKFTFVDQRVGGILGYTPSELLGHPCYEFFHPEDLTHMRESFEQVLKLKGQVVSVMYRFRAKNRDWVWLRTSAFAFLNPYNDDVEYIVCTNTHAKSFHPGSDGQTENEAVPAYGQPGLDYSLQRHPTRDPLYSGHHMMQHPAAVATAGPQQPRPSSTQNVYQGYETTQSPIAYGSPGQQSASSSVLSRIQKPANTSPTPVQQAWAIGRQQPVTEGYQYNQLSPSRSPNGPTYTQLSSGARTPATQYHAVTTVPNNPGMWGWQSQQHQAPQQDGGQSNPQVAGQAQQPHPSQGGPGTQPQELSDMLQMLQDQGGASGFEELNMFNTNFE is encoded by the exons GGAGAATCATTGCGAAATTGAACGGCGGCGGCGGAACAAGATGACCGCCTATATTACCGAATTGTCCGACATGGTGCCGACGTGTTCAGCCCTCGCCAGGAAACCGGACAAATTGACCATACTCAGGATGGCGGTCGCCCACATGAGAAACCTCAGAG GAACAGGAAACACCAGCTCAGATGGTGCGTACAAGCCTTCGTTTTTAACCGATCAAGAGTTGAAGCACCTAATATTGGAGGCGGCGGATGGCTTCCTCTTCGTCGTGAACTGCACCAGCGGAATGATCATCTACGTATCCGATTCTGTGGCGCCTGTTTTGAATTACACTCAAAACGATTGGTACGGCACCAGCCTCTATTCACAGGTTCATCCAGACGATACAGAAAAAGTGAAGGAACAACTGAGCGGTGCCGAACCGGAAAACGGTGGCAGGGTACTTGACTTGAAAACGGGAACGGTGAAAAAAGAGGGACAAT CATCGATGAGACTGTGCATGGGCTCGAGAAGAGGGTTCATCTGTCGCATGAAGGTTGGGAACATGCAGACGACTGGCGACATGGCTGCCGCCCATGGCCTCCACCACGTGAAGCAGAGGAACTCTCTCGGTCCTCCAGCTCGCGATGGTCAAAATTACGCCGTGGTTCATTGTACAGGGTACATCAAAAGCTGGCCCCCAAACG GTGATTTTGTTCCCCCATGTGTACCAGGTATGGGACTAGCTGACAGAGAGGCTGTTCAAGTCGGACATGATGGGGTGGTCGCAGATGAGAACGTCAGCACTCACTGCTGCCTGGTTGCCATTGGGCGATTACAGGTCACCAGCACACCGAATAGTAGCGATTTAGCGGGTTCGAACAGCAATAACG aatttatttcaCGCCATTCGGCAGAAGGTAAATTTACCTTCGTGGACCAAAGAGTCGGTGGAATTCTAGGGTATACGCCGTCCGAGCTCTTAGGTCATCCGTGCTACGAATTCTTTCATCCAGAAGATTTGACGCATATGCGAGAAAGTTTTGAGCAAG TGTTGAAGCTGAAAGGACAAGTGGTGTCTGTAATGTACAGATTTCGAGCCAAAAATCGTGACTGGGTGTGGTTAAGGACGTCtgcatttgcatttttaaaccCGTACAATGACGACGTTGAATACATTGTCTGCACGAATACACATGCCAA GTCGTTCCATCCTGGCAGTGATGGTCAGACAGAAAATGAAGCTGTACCTGCTTATGGACAACCTGGCCTAGATTATTCCCTGCAGAGACACCCTACAAGGGATCCCCTCTATTCTGGGCATCATATGATGCAGCATCCAGCAGCTGTTGCTACAGCTG GTCCTCAACAACCTAGGCCGTCCAGTACACAAAATGTTTACCAGGGATATGAAACAACACAGTCGCCAATAGCTTATGGTTCACCTGGTCAACAAAGCGCATCTTCTTCTGTTTTAAGTAGAATTCAGAAACCAGCTAACACATCTCCAACCCCTGTGCAACAAGCCTGGGCTATTGGAAGACag CAACCTGTAACGGAAGGATACCAATACAATCAGTTAAGCCCTTCGAGGTCACCGAATGGACCAACATATACTCAGTTAAGTAGCGGTGCTAGGACACCAGCTACACAATATCATGCAGTCACAACTGTACCTAACAATCCCG gTATGTGGGGTTGGCAGAGCCAGCAACATCAAGCACCTCAACAAGATGGCGGACAATCAAATCCTCAGGTGGCCGGACAAGCACAACAGCCTCATCCTTCTCAAGGTGGACCTGGCACACAACCTCAGGAACTGTCAGACATGTTACAAATGCTCCAAGACCAGGGTGGGGCGTCCGGTTTCGAGGAGTTAAATATGTTCAATACTAATTTCGAGTAG